AGTGTATCATTTCCCAAGAAATAGCGGGAGACCGAAATGTGTTACAATAATTCCTATGCTCCACAGACTCATTCCAGGGAGGGATTCCGGAAATGAAGAAACACGGCAGACTGTTGACCGTTCTTGCGGGGGCGCTTCTCGTCCTGTCGCTTCTCGCCGGGGCGGCCGCGGCGAAGGAGCTGGTGGTCTATTCCAGCGTGGACGAGGAAAACGCGAAGAACATCCTCGACGAATTCTCGAAGGTCTCGGGCATAAAGGTGAACATGGTCTTCCTCTCATCAGGCCCGGCCATGAGCCGCATCGAGGCGGAGAAGGCGAACCCCCAGGCGGACGTGTGGTTCGGCGCCCCCAGCGAAAACCATATCGTGGCGAAGGACCGGGGTCTGACCCAGCCGTACCTCCCAGCAGCGGCGGCGGATCTGGCTGCCGGCTTCAAGGATCCCGAGGGCTACTGGGTCGCCTTTTACATGAACCCCCTCGGTTTCGGCGTCCTGGCAGAGGAGCTGAAGAAAGACGGCAGACCCGTGCCGGCATCCTGGAAGGACCTTCTCGACCCGGCATACAAGGGCATGATCCAGATGCCCTCCCCCCAGTCCTCGGGCACGGCCTACGCCATGATCATGACCCTCATCGAGACCTACGGCGAGGATGAGGCCTTCAAGTACATGAAGGCCCTCAACCCCAACATCCAGACCTACACCCAGAGCGGCACGGGACCGAGCAAGAACCTGGCCATCGGGGAGACCCAGATCGCCATCCAGTTCACGCCGGCCTTCCTGAAACTCGTTGACGAGGGCTTCCCCGCCTCCGTCATCTTCCCCGCCGAGGGCGTGGGATTCGAGGCCGCCGCCATGTCCATCCTCAAGGGAGCGAAAAACCTCGACTCCGCCAAGGCTCTCACTGACTGGATCGTGTCCGCGGAGGCCCAGAAGGTGCTGAGCGCGAAGAAGACCTACTTCTTCCCCGTGAGGGCCGACGTCTCCGCAGGAGAGGGGCTTCCCGCCCTTTCGGAGATCAAGCTCATCGATTACGACCGCATCAGGGCGGCCCAGGAGAAAAAGCGCATCATCGACCGCTGGGTGACCGAGGTCCTCGGACAGTAGAACCATCCGGCAGACAGATTTCCGGGGGGGAGGCGCCGGCCTTCCCCCCGCCGTTCAGGAGGCGCCATGGGCACATTCGCAAAAGGACGGAGGGAAATCCGGCTCCTTGCCCGGGACCCTCTTCTCGCGTTTCTGGTGGTACTTCTCTTTCTCTCCCTGGCCCTCTTCGTGGCCTATCCCCTGCTGTCGGTGCTCGTGAAGAGCCTCCAGACCGACGAAGGGACCTTTACGTTCGGAAACTACACCCGTTTTCTTACATTCAGATATCTCCGCTCGTCTTTATGGAACAGCCTCTCCGTGGGCTTCGCCACGGCTGCGGCCAGCGTGGCCGTGGGCTATGCGGCGGCCTTCACCATCACCCGGACGTCCATCCGGTGGAAGAAAGCCCTCCACCTGGTCTTCATCCTGCCCATCATCTCCCCGCCCTTTACGAGCGCCCTCTCCATCCTCATGCTCTTCGGCGCCAACGGCCTCATCACCCGGGGACTGCTGGGCATACGGAACTACAACATCTACGGCTTCAAGGGGGTACTCCTTTCCCAGATCTTCACCTTCGCTCCCGTGGCCTACCTCACCCTGAAGGGCGTGCTCGAATCTCTGAACCCCACCCTGGAGGACGCCGCCATGAACGTGGGGGCCGGCAGGATGCAGACCTTCCTCAGGGTGACCCTGCCCCTCAGCCTTCCCGGCATCGCCAGCGCCTTCCTCGTGGTGCTCATCGAATCCCTGGCGGACTTCGGCAACCCCCTGGTGCTCGCGGGAAGCCGGTTCCCCATGCTCTCCACCCAGGCCTACCTGGAGATCACGGGCTCCTTCAACCTTCCCCTGGGGGCCGCCCTCGCCGTGGTGCTCCTCATCCCGTCCATCACGTCCTTCGCCATCCAGAGGTACTACCTGCAGAAGAGGCAGTACACCACCGTGACGGGAAAGCCCACCGCCTCGTCGTCGAAGCTGGTCAGCCGGGGAGCCCGGCGCGGGCTCGTCACGTTCGCGGCCCTGTTCTCCGGCTTCGTCCTCCTCTTCTACGGGACCATCTTCCTCGGGGCCTTCACCAGGGTCTGGGGGTATGATTTCTCCCCCACCCTCGAGCATTTTTCATACGCCTTCGGCGTCGGCCTCGGGACCATCAGGGACACCCTCATCGTGGCCCTCTGGTCCACACCCCTTTCGGGCTTCCTGGGAATGCTCATCGCCTTCCTGGTGGTCCGCACATCCTTCCCCGGCAAAGGGCTTATGGAGTTCACCTCCATCCTCAACTTCGCCGTGCCGGGAACGGTGATCGGCATCGGCTACATCCTCGCCTTCAACCGCCCGCCCCTGATGCTCATGGGGACCCTGGCGATCCTGGTGCTGAACTTCGTCTTCCGGTACATCCCGGTGGGCATCCAGTCCGGCATCGCCGTGCTCCGGCAGATCGACCCCTCCATCGAGGAGGCGGCCCAGAACCTGGGAGCGGACAGGATGACCACCTTCCGCAAGGTCACCCTGCCCATCATCGCGCCGGCCTTCTTCTCGGGCCTGGTCTTCGCCTTCGTCCGGGCCATGACCGCCATCAGCGCCGCCATTTTCCTGGTGTCGGCCAACTGGAACCTGCTCACCGTGCAGATCCTCAACCAGGTGGGCTCCGGAAGGCTCGGCGTCGCCGCCGCCTTCAGCGTGATCCTCGTGGTCATCGTCGTAGCCGCCATGGCCGTCATCGAGCGCCTCGTCCCCGGCCGGACCGGGGGCATGGCGGCAATCCAGATACAGGAGGAATAATCCCGTGAAACTTCGCATCGACTCTCTCGTCAAGGATTTCGGCAGCTTCGACGATCCGGGAGGCCTCTTCCGCGCCGTGGATTCCGTCTCCCTGGAGGTGGACGACGGAGAGCTCGTCACCCTGCTCGGGCCGTCGGGGTGCGGCAAGACCACCCTGCTCCGGATGATCGCCGGGTTCGAGGACCCCACCTCGGGGGACATCTTCTTCGGCGAACAGCGGATGAACGACGTCCCTCCCAACAGGAGGAACGCCGCCATGGTCTTCCAGTCCTATGCCATCTTCCCCCACCTGAACGTGAGGGACAACATCGCCTTCGGCCTTCGGCTCAGGAAGCTGACGGACAGGGAAATCCGCGAACGGACGGAGAACGTGGTGGACCTGGTGGGGCTGGGGGGCATGGAGGCACGGCAGCCGAGCCAGCTCTCGGGAGGGCAGCAGCAGCGGGTCGCCCTTGCCAGGGCGGTGGTGATGGAACCTTCCCTGCTCCTCTTCGACGAGCCCCTGTCAAACCTGGACGCCAAGCTCCGGGAGCAGATGCGGATCGACATCCGGAAGCTCCAGCAGCGGCTGGGAATCACGAGCATCTACGTCACCCACGACCAGATCGAGGCCATGAGCATCTCCGACAGGGTGGTGGTGATGAACCGGGGGAAAATCGAGCAGACGGGAGCCCCCCGGGAGCTGTACTCGAAGCCGGCGAACCGCTTCGTGGCCTCCTTCATCGGCAAGGCGGCCTTCCTGCCCGGGGAAAAGGCGGCGGCAGGATGGACCCTTCTCGGCAGGCCGTGGAATCCCGAAGCGGGAGAATCCCTGATCCCGGGAAAATACGACATCATGGTCCGCCCGGAGGGCGTCCGGCTCTCTCCCGCCGGGAGCGGAACAGGACACCTCGATGGGACGGTCATCAGGTCGACCTACCTCGGGAGCGTCATGGAGTACGAAGTGGACCTCCCAGGCACGGAACCGGTCACGGTGCACATCCCCAACCCCTTTGAACGGAACCCCCTCGCTCCGGGGGCCGCGGCGGAGCTCACGCTGATACCGGAAGGCCTCCATTTCCTCCCGGCGGAAAAATAG
This genomic stretch from Aminivibrio pyruvatiphilus harbors:
- a CDS encoding ABC transporter substrate-binding protein → MKKHGRLLTVLAGALLVLSLLAGAAAAKELVVYSSVDEENAKNILDEFSKVSGIKVNMVFLSSGPAMSRIEAEKANPQADVWFGAPSENHIVAKDRGLTQPYLPAAAADLAAGFKDPEGYWVAFYMNPLGFGVLAEELKKDGRPVPASWKDLLDPAYKGMIQMPSPQSSGTAYAMIMTLIETYGEDEAFKYMKALNPNIQTYTQSGTGPSKNLAIGETQIAIQFTPAFLKLVDEGFPASVIFPAEGVGFEAAAMSILKGAKNLDSAKALTDWIVSAEAQKVLSAKKTYFFPVRADVSAGEGLPALSEIKLIDYDRIRAAQEKKRIIDRWVTEVLGQ
- a CDS encoding ABC transporter ATP-binding protein; the encoded protein is MKLRIDSLVKDFGSFDDPGGLFRAVDSVSLEVDDGELVTLLGPSGCGKTTLLRMIAGFEDPTSGDIFFGEQRMNDVPPNRRNAAMVFQSYAIFPHLNVRDNIAFGLRLRKLTDREIRERTENVVDLVGLGGMEARQPSQLSGGQQQRVALARAVVMEPSLLLFDEPLSNLDAKLREQMRIDIRKLQQRLGITSIYVTHDQIEAMSISDRVVVMNRGKIEQTGAPRELYSKPANRFVASFIGKAAFLPGEKAAAGWTLLGRPWNPEAGESLIPGKYDIMVRPEGVRLSPAGSGTGHLDGTVIRSTYLGSVMEYEVDLPGTEPVTVHIPNPFERNPLAPGAAAELTLIPEGLHFLPAEK
- a CDS encoding ABC transporter permease; this encodes MGTFAKGRREIRLLARDPLLAFLVVLLFLSLALFVAYPLLSVLVKSLQTDEGTFTFGNYTRFLTFRYLRSSLWNSLSVGFATAAASVAVGYAAAFTITRTSIRWKKALHLVFILPIISPPFTSALSILMLFGANGLITRGLLGIRNYNIYGFKGVLLSQIFTFAPVAYLTLKGVLESLNPTLEDAAMNVGAGRMQTFLRVTLPLSLPGIASAFLVVLIESLADFGNPLVLAGSRFPMLSTQAYLEITGSFNLPLGAALAVVLLIPSITSFAIQRYYLQKRQYTTVTGKPTASSSKLVSRGARRGLVTFAALFSGFVLLFYGTIFLGAFTRVWGYDFSPTLEHFSYAFGVGLGTIRDTLIVALWSTPLSGFLGMLIAFLVVRTSFPGKGLMEFTSILNFAVPGTVIGIGYILAFNRPPLMLMGTLAILVLNFVFRYIPVGIQSGIAVLRQIDPSIEEAAQNLGADRMTTFRKVTLPIIAPAFFSGLVFAFVRAMTAISAAIFLVSANWNLLTVQILNQVGSGRLGVAAAFSVILVVIVVAAMAVIERLVPGRTGGMAAIQIQEE